In a genomic window of Accipiter gentilis chromosome 23, bAccGen1.1, whole genome shotgun sequence:
- the MCM2 gene encoding DNA replication licensing factor MCM2, protein MADSSESQAAATSPVRSSRRGDAFTSSPGRDLPPFEDESEGLLGTEGLPEEEEEGEELIGEGMERDYRPIPELDVYEAEGLALDDEDVEELTASQREAAERVMRQRDRELEQGMGRMRRGLLYDSDDEDEDRPSRKRRLAERAADGMEEGDEDMIESIENLEDMKGHSVREWVSMAAPRLEIYHRFKNFLKTHVDDHGHNVFKERISDMCKENRESLVVNYEDLAAQEHVLAYFLPEAPAEMLKIFDEAAKEVVLAMYPKYDRIAQEIHVRISHLPLVEELRSLRQLHLNQLIRTSGVVTSCTGVLPQLSMVKYNCSKCSFILGPFFQSQNQEVKAGSCPECQSLGPFEINMEETVYQNYQRIKIQESPGKVAAGRLPRSKDAILLADLVDSCKPGDEIELTGIYHNNYDGSLNTANGFPVFATVILANHIAKKDNKLAIGELTDEDVKVIVGLSKDEQIGEKIFASIAPSIYGHEDIKRGLALALFGGEPKNPGGKHKVRGDINVLLCGDPGTAKSQFLKYIEKASSRAIFTTGQGASAVGLTAYVQRHPVSKEWTLEAGALVLADRGVCLIDEFDKMNDQDRTSIHEAMEQQSISISKAGIVTSLQARCTVIAAANPIGGRYDPSLTFSENVDLTEPIISRFDILCVVRDTVDPVQDEMLARFVVGSHVKHHPGSKEAVNGDASEVILPNTYGVEPIPQEILRKYIIYAKEKVHPKLNQMDQDKVARMYSDLRKESMATGSIPITVRHIESMIRMAEAHARMHLRDYVVEDDVNMAIRVMLESFIDTQKFSVMRSMRKTFSRYLSFKRDNNELLLFILKQLVAEQVMYQRNRYGAQQDTIEVPEKDLVDKARQINIHNLSAFYDSEVFKMNRFSRDVKRKLIVQQF, encoded by the exons ATGGCG GACTCCTCCGAGTCGCAGGCGGCGGCCACCAGCCCCGTGCGGAGCTCACGCCGGGGCGATGCCTTCACGTCCAGCCCCGGCCGGGACCTGCCCCCCTTCGAGGATGAGTCCGAAGGGCTCCTGGGGACCGAGGGGCTccccgaggaggaggaagaaggagaagagCTCATCGGGGAAGGGATGGAAAG GGACTACCGCCCCATCCCCGAGCTGGATGTCTATGAAGCAGAGGGCCTGGCCTTGGATGATGAAGATGTGGAGGAGCTGACAGCCAGCCAGCGGGAAGCCGCAGAGCGAGTAATGAGGCAGCGAGACCGCGAGCTGGAGCAGGGCATGGGCCGCATGAGGAGGGGGCTGCTTTACG ATAGTGACGATGAAGATGAAGACCGCCCTTCACGGAAGAGGCGGCTGGCAGAACGGGCTGCCGACGGCATGGAAGAGGGAGATGAAGACATGATTGAGAGCATTGAGAATCTGGAAGATATGAAAGGGCATTCGGTGAGGGAGTGGGTTTCCATGGCAGCTCCCCGGCTTGAGATCTACCACCGCTTCAAGAACTTCTTGAAGACCCATGTGGATGACCATGGGCACAATGTCTTCAAGGAAAGGATCAGTGACATGTGCAAAG aaaacagaGAGAGCCTGGTGGTGAACTATGAGGATCTGGCAGCCCAGGAACATGTCCTTGCCTACTTTCTGCCTGAGGCcccagcagaaatgctgaagatCTTTGATGAAGCAGCCAAGGAGGTGGTGTTGGCAATGTACCCCAAATATGATCGTATTGCTCAGGAGATCCATGTCCGTATTTCCCACCTCCCTCTGGTGGAAGAATTGCGGTCGCTCAG GCAGCTGCACTTGAATCAGCTGATCCGCACCAGCGGAGTAGTGACGAGTTGCACAGGGGTCCTGCCTCAGCTCAGCATGGTCAAATACAACTGCAGCAAGTGCAGCTTCATCCTGGGACCCTTTTTCCAGTCCCAGAACCAGGAGGTGAAAGCTGGTTCCTGTCCAGAGTGTCAGTCTCTTGGCCCCTTTGAAATCAACATGGAAGAG ACAGTCTATCAGAACTATCAGCGCATCAAAATCCAGGAGAGCCCTGGGAAGGTAGCTGCTGGGAGGCTGCCCCGCTCCAAGGATGCCATTCTCCTCGCCGATCTGGTTGACAGCTGCAAGCCAGGGGATGAGATT GAGCTAACAGGGATCTACCACAACAACTATGACGGCTCCTTGAACACTGCCAACGGGTTCCCAGTGTTTGCAACTGTGATCCTGGCCAACCACATCGCCAAGAAGGACAACAAGCTGGCTATTGGAGAACTGACTGATGAAGATGTGAAAGTGATTGTGGGTCTGTCCAAGGATGAGCAAATTGGGGAGAAG atttttgCCAGCATTGCCCCATCTATTTATGGGCATGAAGACATCAAGAGGGGCTTGGCTTTAGCTCTGTTTGGTGGAGAGCCCAAAAACCCAG GTGGCAAACACAAAGTCCGTGGTGACATCAACGTGCTTCTGTGCGGAGACCCTGGTACTGCGAAATCACAGTTTCTTAAATACATAGAGAAGGCATCTAGTAGAGCAATCTTCACCACTGGCCAGGGTGCTTCTGCTGTAGGCCTCACAGCCTATGTCCAGAGGCACCCGGTCAGCAAGGAGTGGACTTTGGAGGCAGGAGCCCTTGTGCTGGCTGACAGAGGTGTCTGCCTGATCGATGAATTTGACAAG ATGAATGATCAAGATAGGACCAGCATCCACGAAGCCATGGAGCAGCAAAGCATTTCCATCTCCAAAGCGGGCATTGTCACATCCTTGCAAGCCCGCTGCACCGTTATTGCTGCTGCTAATCCCATAG GTGGGCGATACGACCCATCGTTAACTTTCTCGGAGAATGTAGACCTGACAGAGCCCATCATCTCTCGATTCGATATCCTGTGCGTGGTGAGAGACACAGTGGACCCTGTGCAG GATGAAATGCTTGCCCGGTTCGTTGTTGGCAGCCATGTCAAGCACCACCCAGGTAGCAAGGAGGCAGTGAATGGGGACGCCAGTGAGGTCATTCTTCCCAACACATACGGGGTTGAACCCATTCCCCAGGAGATCCTGAGGAAATACATCATCTATGCGAAAGAGAAGGTCCACCCCAAACTCAACCAGATGGACCAGGACAAGGTGGCCCGGATGTACAGTGACCTCAGGAAAGAGTCTATG GCAACCGGCAGCATCCCCATCACAGTGCGTCACATTGAGTCCATGATCCGGATGGCTGAGGCTCATGCCCGCATGCACCTGCGGGACTATGTGGTGGAAGATGACGTCAACATGGCCATCCGGGTGATGCTGGAGAGCTTCATCGACACGCAGAAGTTCAGTGTCATGCGGAGCATGCGCAAG ACATTCTCCCGCTACCTTTCATTCAAGCGAGACAACAATGAGCTGCTGCTGTTCATCCTGAAGCAGCTGGTTGCAGAGCAGGTGATGTACCAGAGAAACCGCTATGGGGCCCAGCAAGACACCATAGAAGTCCCAGAGAAGGACCTGGTTGATAAG gctcGGCAGATcaacatccacaacctctctgccTTCTATGACAGCGAAGTGTTCAAGATGAACAGATTCAGCCGGGATGTGAAGCGGAAGCTGATTGTCCAGCAGTTCTGA